CCATTGCGTGGCCGAAACGAGGGGAAGGTCGTGTTGGCGGTGATACCATTCGCCAGCCCTGTTCGGCAGTCCATAACCAGGTATCGTCTAGCGGTTCACCGTCAATACCACCGAACAAAACAATGGTTCCGCGTCCAACATCATCAGCCAGCGCCGTCTGTGTTCGCGAGGAAGGAGCTGACGGCCCGGAAAGCGGCTGCCAGGTACTCCCATTCCAGAACCAGGTATCGGCGTATGTTTCAAAAAGCCCATTCCCGCCAAACAAGAGCAGACGCTGCTGCACAGGAGCAAACGCTGCTGCTGCACCACTACGCGCCAAAGGTGACAGAGAAGGTGTTAAGCGTTGCCAGGAATGGTTGTGCCACAACCAGGTGTCGTCAAGCAGGGTTTGCTCATCTTCGCCGCCAAACAGTAAAACACCCGCTGTTGTTGTCACCAGGATGTGATCAGTACGGGCAGAAGGTGATGTTGTTGGTGACTGAAAAACCCAGCTTGTACCATCCCACACCCATGTATCATCAAGTATCTGCGAACCGAAATCGGTGACCGACGCACCACCAAACAGCACGATCTGTCGGGAAGCTGCATCATAGGCCATGGCGTGTTCGTGCCGCGTTGATGGCTCACTGTCCGGGAAGAGTTGTGTCCAGGTAACGCCATCCCAGACCCAGGTATCATTCCGTGAACGGCCATCATAACCGCCGAAGAGCAGGATCTGCTCGCGCTGAGGATCGTAGACCATGGCGTGAGCACGACGTGGTGATGGAGATCGGGCGGGCTGGCGTTGCTGCCATCCCCCGGCTGACCATACCCACGTATCACCCAGCATCGTTTGGCCGTCCCACCCACCAAAGAGCACCAGTTCCTGACGACGTGCATCATACGCCAGCGCTGTATGACTACGCGGTCCAGGTCCACCGAAGCCTAACCATTGCCAGCGCCCCTCACGCCATACCCATAAGTCATTCTGTAATTGTGGATTCTGGTCGACAACTGTGCCACCAAACAGAAATATCTCTGTGGCATTCGCCGCCATTGCGTGGTGCTGACGCGCCACCGGCACATCAGAATGCCATCCAATCGTTTGGGTAGCGGCCACTCGCGGTACTGCCACCGGTAAAACACTACCCAGTATCGCGATCAACGTGCAGAGCAACAGAAGACGACGCATAGTTCACTCCCAAACCTGGATAGATTAGGGTTTACTATGAGAAAGAGACGGAGGGAAAAGGTGGTTTTTGGCAATGATCAGGGTATGGAGGGGAGAGTATTTGTGTCGTCTTCACCAAAAGAAAGTATCGGAGATAGATCTTTGTAGATAACAGCAACTTGTGCGCAAAGACGTGCATCGTTCAGCCGGGCGTACTCGTGCTGAATCGCCACCAGACCGAGCCGCCAGTAGGTTGTCGAAAGAGCACCGACTCCGCGCATCCGTTCTCAGGTGCGTGCAGGGTGATGGCTGGATCGTATGTCGTGCTTTCACCACTCCCAGATTTTAGATAAGACAAAGCAACCCGATGTGGTGGCACGAGATAGGGGCACGGCATAGCGTGCCTTACCACAGCAATCATTCAGTTCTTGCAGATAGTAATACGTCGCTCAAGGATAGCGTCAGGGCGACTCTGAGTAGTGTGTCAGGACTCCTACAGAACCAGATTTGATATCATAGCTGTCAGTCAAAGGGAAGACTTTACAATGGCATCCAGACAGGCTGCAATCTAACCTATAAGAGTACAGGATATACCCATTCCCAGCGAACAACTCCATCGCCAGCATACACCTGACATCATGGTTCCCCCTCTGCTCTCTTACCGGCAGAGAGCAGAGAGGGAAGATGCACTATCGCGGAGATGCGGGTTGTAATGTTACCACCAGTATGTCAACCTCTACCGTCCGCGTACAACAAGTGGTACGTAGACAACCTCATTGGGAATGAGCAGTGGTAACACCTCACGATTGAACGGTGACTCTGGGGGCAAAGCAGCTACTCCGAAAAAGTCTGCGAGGAGACTATCCCAGCTACTATCGCGGGTGAACTGGAATCGGAGGTGATCGAGATATTGTTCATAATCATTCGATCCCGACCGCCGTGGGAAGTAGAGACTAACCCCATGAGCGTTATCTAGTTCGATGTAGATATCATTGTACACCCCGCTTGCCCTGTAGTTCACGACGACCAACCGATTCTTGACCACATCCTTCACCTGGCGGGCCGCACTCTGCACTGTTGCATTCTGCACGTACCGTTCCAGTGTATCAGCCCAATGATACAGGTCGATGTACTCATCATCCTGATCGATCCTGTATAGCGGCTCACGTGAGTCGAATTTCTGAACTGCCGAACGAGCATTCTGCATAGAGGTTGTGACTCCTGACAAATTACTTCGCAACGCATTTGCCAGAGTATCAAGAGCCTGACGTGTACTGTTTACCTGACTCAGATCAAGTACGGAGACTGTTCGCGGTTTACTGTTAATCAGACGGTGGTTGTAGTACAGTGTTGCAATCCGACCAGCCAGGGTACGTGGAGTAGTATCGGCACTGATTTCGGCAATCGCATCGGCCAATCCAGCCAGTGCTGTTGCATCTCCACTACTGAGCTGGGTTGCTGGCACATAGAGGTTGTAAGCGAAGACAGCCCAGGCCAGATTTTGGGATGCGATCAGGTAGTTCGCATAAGACCGTATGTCGTAGGCTTGCTCCAACAATGCCATCGAGCAGGCATCATAGTGGACAATATCAATCTTCCGCTGACCACCATTTGTCGCATTATGTAGTGCGGTGCGCACCTCAGCGGGTGTCAGCTTGTCTCTGTTGTGTGAATCGTCCCAGGAGAAGCCTTCAATGCCATTACCATGGCTGGCAATAGCCAGGTAGGAGTATTGGGAAGGGTACGTGGTCAGCGCCCACTGGACGAAATTTTGCAGTGTTTGCGCGTCTCCCATGTTGAGTTCGCCCATACTCCAGGAATTCACATTTGGAGTGTATCGGCCATCTTTCTGGACTAACAACCGTCTCGTATCACCACGCCCGTTGCTATCTATCAACGCAACCACTTTGACATTAGAATTGAGGGTGAGAGCCTCCAGATTGCGAATAGCGTTTTGCATATACCGACTGAGGTTATTATCCCCATTAAGGTAGAGCATGAAAAGAAATGTTGGTTGCGGAGTAGGCGTTACCGTTGGCCGCGCCGTCGCTGTAGGAGTAGGCGTCAACGTTGGACGTGGGGTCGCTGTTGGCGTAGGGGTGGCAGTTGGACAGGCCGCCGACCATGTCTCAACCTGATTGCTTGGTGGCGATTCACCCGCACCGTTGTAAGCGGTGATACGGTAGATGAAATAGCCATTACAGTTCAGATTTGGAATGGTATAGCTGGTAACATTAGCCCCAACTGACGCAATGCGGTGCCAGTTGCTACCATCCGACCAGTAAATATGAAAGCCATCCTCGTTGTTGGAGTTGTCTTGCCAGGCAATCGAAACACTGTTTGTGGTACTCCCGGTTTGACGCAGATTGCTGGGTGGTTCGGGCGTAATTTTTGTCCATGAAAAGTCAGTACATGCCTGGCCCCAGAACTCAATGAATTCGACCACTACATCGTGATATCCTGCGCTCAGCCGTATATCTGCTGTATACTCTTCATTGACCCGTCCCCAGTCACGGTCTTCAATGATCAGGTTGCCATCAACCCGGATGTACACCCGATCATCAGCAGCGGCGCGGAACCGATACACTCCCTCATCGAAGTAGAAGCGTCCCGACCAGCGCACAGTGAAGTAATCGGGCCAGACCCCCCACCGCATTGCACCGGGTTCACTACCAGGGGCGTTATCCACCCAGCAAGAGCTACGGGAGCTAATGGACTGATTCTCGACCCAGGTTGGTCCCATCTGGAAATTCCACACATCATGGACGTAATTCCGAAATTGTACGTGCCACTGGCCATCCTGCGGTGCCGGCCAGCTACGTGCCTCAATATTTCCCGGCCCATGGTAGATGAGGAAGCCGTTACGAAAGCTTTGCTGGGGTTTTCCTTCAGTATTGAGGTATTCGTCACTGGTAGGTACGCCAAGCCACGAATCTGGTCCACCGATTGACTGATAGTGTTGACGAAATGCGCCACGGAGCACATAAGCCGGCACACCTCGTAAATGATCCGGGTCATTGTTGCGATCATACACTAGCAGCGATGGTCCAAAGGCACCACCATCATATTCCTGTATCATCACGGGATTGGTGTTACCCCACCATACAACCAATCCGGCGGGATAACCGAGATTTCGGGCGCCACCGTGACGATTGTAGGCCTGATCAAATACCGGCTCCCGGCCACTTCCTTGTCCAATCGAGTAGCCGCTACCGATAGCGCCTTCATTAGTAATCGTATTGTTTGCAGTAAAGTAGATTGATGCGCAACGGGTGGTGGCATCCCGGATCCGTATCATGCAGTTTCCTGACACATGCCATCCGCCAAATTCAAAACCATCAATAGGCATATTCTGACCATTAATGGTTATCCAGAAATGGAAATGAGCACCGGTTACGTAACCCTGACAGCGCACCTTTGTACCCTGTCGACCAACCGCTTCCCAACGCGCGACTGCCTGACCATTACCAACTGTGATCGCGTCCAGATGGTAATAATTTGTCGAAATACCATTACCGTGATCAATGCGAAGATGCGTATCAGCGGCTCCAGGGCAGGCATGGTACGCCACACCACCACGTGCGGCATGGACAGTGGCATTAGCAGGCCCGGCAAAGTCAAGTGCCGCTGATTGAGCACCGTGAGGTCCCTGGGTCAGGTATCGACTTTCACCGACCGGCCAGGGCAGGGAAATTTGCATCGAACGGTCGTTCTGTAATTCAATCAGGCTCTGTAACGACGTTGCAGGATTATAATCCAGGGTTGCCCATTGCTCAGGCGTAAGGAGATCTCGCGGAATGTGCTTCAACGCTGCCCGGAACAGGTCGGTGTATTCAATCGCCACCGCCCAACCTTCGGTGCGTTGCTCGGCCAGGTAGAGATAGACGTTTGGCAGTTCGTTATCGGCGAAGACGCCAACTGTTCCGAATGTCCAGCCATTAAGCTCAGCAATAGAACCAACTTCGAGGATTGCTGTCGCAGATACTCCTTTCTGGTCGCGCACTGCTGCTTGAACCGCCTGCTCACGGGTACCGGCATAAACCGGCAGGGGTGTTCGGCGATCCGCCTGTACGACCAGTGGCGAGCTACTACTCAACAAGAGAGCGACGATCAGGAGATAGAGGAGGCGATAGCGCATCATACGGGCACTCCTTTGCGGGTGTTACACGCGCAATGCTTCACAACTAATACAGACCGACAACACGACCAGCACGGTACCGGATAGACCTTTTGACCCGTTCAAACAGCGATTCATGTTTAAGAAATGCGAGAGAGGAGTAAATTTGGCAGCAACATATAAACATCCCGCAGGAGAGGCTCTTTGAGTAGCTCCTGCGGGATGGATGCAGATGGTACGGAATTACAGGTGGAAATTATAGGCTGCTAATCTGGATTCGTGTTATGATCCCCCAACCGGTTGCAAACTCAACTGCTGGTGGATAACGCGGGCAATCTGGATTGCCCCGTCGCGCGGTACGGCATGTTTGAGTCGTTCGACGGTTTCGGCGTAGCGCACCGGGTCTTCGAGCTGGCTGATTGCGGCTACAATCCGTTCGTTGGTGGGGCAGAAGAAGCCTAACTCGTAGTTCAGCACAAAATCAATGTTCCCGTGTTCCTGTAAACCCACCGCCTCAGTGACGATGACCGGTTTGCGCATGACTAACGCTTCCATCAACGTGCCAGGGCCGGCTTTGGTGACCACCACATCACTGGCCGCCATCAGCTCTTCCATGTTGTTGACGAAACCAAACACATGGGTATGCGGTAGCCGTGGCCCACTGCGTAGCTCTTCGTAGAGCGCCCGGTTCTTGCCGGTCACAACCAGGAATTGTTTGTCGGGCATCTGTTGTTCGAGGGTTTGCACCAGCTCGCCAAGACGACCAGAGCCGACGCCACCGGCAGTCAATAGGACGGTGAACCGATCCGGTTCCAGTCCAAGATCGCGGCGGGCAGTTGGGGCATCGCGTTGCTCGGCAGCAAATTTGGGATGTACCGGAAAACCACAGCGCTGGAGCTGGCTGGGTTTCATGCCGCGTTTGTGCATTAATCGGTACGCTTCGTCGGTTGGGGTCAATGCCAGATCAACACCAGGATAGCTCCACGAGGCATGCAGGGTGACGAGATCGGTCACGACGGTCAGCACGCGGAACGAATGCTGCCGTCGCCGCCGGGCCGCACATACCAGGCGATGAACGAGGGGATGGGTGACAACCACCAGTCGTGGCCGCCGCTCGGTCAGCAGACGATTGAGGTTCTGGCGGGCAATCAGGTAGACAATCCGCGATAGAAAGCTGACCGTTGATTGGGAATTGGTCAGTTGGAACGAGAAATTGTACAGCTTTAACCAGCGGGTTGAGAGTTGATCGTAGAGACCGGGCGCACTGCGCACACCGGGAACATTCGTCGCCTGCAAGAGGTCTTCAATTGCCCAGGTGATGCTCGCACCGGACATCTGCTCAAGGGCAGCACTGATTGCCACCGCAGCACTACGATGACCACCACCGGTATCAGAGATCGCAAACAGGACATCAATCGGTTGTCGATTCATAGCATTAGTCATGGCGGTGACTCTCAAGATCGGCAATCACCTTTTCGGCAATGTCAAGCGCCGCCCGCGGATGCGCTGCCGCCTGCGCACAGCGGCGCATTTCAACCAGCATGGTTGGATGGTTAAGGAGGTTCACCACAGCCCGAGGTGTCGACTCGCACATACGGAGCTGGATACCGCTCCCGGTACTGACGACGTAATCGGCATTCCATTCCTCGTGACCGAGGATGGGGTCAATGATAACCATCGGTGTACCGCGGGCCAGAACTTCGCTCACGATCAGACCTCCGGCTTTGGTGATGACCAGATCGCTGGCGGTGATCAAATCGTCAACATAATCGACAAACCCCAACACACGCAGATCAATGTTCGGCGTGGAAATAAAATCGCTTAACGACTCGACCAGGGTTGTATTGCGCCCGGCAACCACGATCAGGGTTGCCTTGAGCGAACTCTGCATGAGACCGCTGACGATCAATCGCACGTGTTCATCATCAACCCCGCCCCCGAAGAGGGTAATGACCGTCCCGTCAAGCGGGAGTTCGCGCCGTTGCCGTGCTTCGCGGCAATCGTTGGGCTGGGCAAAGGCCGGGTCAATCGGAATCCCACTCACGACGATCTGCTGTGGACTAACACCGCGTTCGATCAGTTGAGCGCGTGTCTGTTCGTCACCGACAAAATAGCCATCGATCTCGGTGTACGTCCAGAAGGTATGGGCTGCGTAGTCGGTAATCACGCAGTAGATCGGTTCGGTCAGGCGCGCACTGCGCTTATAACTGACCAGCAGCTCCATCGGGAGAAAATGGGTGCAGATGATGACCTCTGGCTGAAATGCCCGCAAGACCTCTTTCAAACCATTCGTACCAATGCCCTCAACCAGCTTGCGGATATTATTCGTTATCTCGGCCAGGTTCGGATCGGCATTGGTTTGAGTATAAAAATAGCCCCACACTAGCGGCGCCCGGTCGGTCAATTCGAGATACGAGCGTGCGTAGGCAAGGCGAAACAGACGTGAGGTGTGGTCAAGTACGTCTTCAACCCGTACCTCACCCGGTTGGCGACGACTAAAAGCAGCAGCCAATGCTTCAGCAGCACGCTTATGGCCGGTTCCAACCGATGCGTGCAAGATTAACACCCGCGGCATAGATCTATCTCCCACGAGGCACGTTGCTGTGCGCGAACAATAGTATCTTTCAACCGTATGGTACCATAAGTCGTCTGCATAAAGTTACCTTTTCCCAACCGAATGTCAGAGACCGGTGATGAGAAGGCGGAAAACAGCTATAGGTCGTGAATGAGGTGTATACTGCTGTTAGATGTTCTCTACCGTTGATCGTGACGAGCAAACACAGCATCCTCGTGACCAGTATGGGCAACGGCGTGCCACACAATGGATCGTGAGCACGGCCTCTGCACTGCAAACGCCGCGCCACGCGCATAACGAGCGGGCAAGGTAACCAATTCAGCGCGTGATGGCACAACCGAAGCTGCGCTCTGCCAACGAGCCAGGAGCCGGATAGACTATCGTTGGCGATTGGCAAGTGTTCATGCGCCTGGGCGAAAAGCCGGGAGCACGACAGCACAGCTTTTATGAAATAAGTGCTAGTAATCACTGGAGATGTAGTTGTGAACTTACGACTGGTCATCGAATTAGTTCCTTCAACTTCCTGGTACGCAAACATGCGCAAAGTGCTTCCCAGGAAAGTATGGGACAACATCCGCAAGAGCGTTTACGCCGAGTATGGACACAGGTGTGGTATCTGTGGAGCCACAGGCCGGTTAGAGTGTCACGAACGTTGGGAATATGATGATGAAAAGCACATTCAAACCTTACGCGGTTTCATAGCGCTATGTCCCTTATGTCATCGGGTGAAGCATATTGGTCTTGCAGGGATACATGCGGCTAAGGGAATTGTTGATTATGAGAAAGTAGCTCAGCACTTTATGAATGTTAACAGGTGTGATCGAGACACTTTTGAGCAACACAAGAAACAAGCATTTGCGCAATGGCGACAGCGTTCCCGCTATCAGTGGCAGATAGATTTTGGCCCGTATCAGAGTATTGTTGAAGGTGCTGGTAGCTCAAAAGCACCTCGTCCATCAGAGTCTATGTAACTCGACTTGTCATAACGTTTTCGGCTGCCCAACCGGTGACTGATCCAAAAAACACAGCATAGCTTCCGCACGCCAAATCACGCAACAAGTGTATCATAGGGTGTAGACAGCATCCTATGATACACTATTCCTCCACATCCACGCCGCAATGATCGCAGGAATGCGCCAGTGTCCATCTCGTTTTTGCAGTGGCGGGCTGCGGCTGTGGCGTACTCTATAGCGGTGCAGGTGTCAACGCTGTACCGATTCTATTTTTCCCCATCCAACCGGTCTATCGGTTCGCGGGGAGCGGGTTGGGCGCGAGTGGGATGGTATACTATACACAGGGTAAGCCAACGGAGCCGTTATGCGGGGATTTGGTCGGTTATTGGGCGCTCTTTTGCGGGGGCCGGAGCGGACATTTGGTTGTCTGGTGTTTGTGCTGGGTGGTTTTAGTCTGGCTACCTGGCCTGTGGCCGGTGTGGGGCCGATATTGACGTTGATTACGTTGCTGCTGATCGTCACCGGGCTGACGCTTTTCTGGCGGGATGCGGGCTGGTTTCGCCGGGTTTGGGGTGGTGGTTTGATGCTGGCGGTGGCGGCAGCGGTGATTGCGATGCTTAATCCCGATACGCCGCACGGTGCGATGTTTCAGGTGGTGGCGTGGCTGGCGTTGCTGCCGGCAGTGCTGGCGGTGATCGGTTATGCCTACCAGCAGTGGTTTGGGCAGCAGGAGGCGCCGGTGTTGGACGAAGGGTCGCAGGCTGTTGCGGGTGATGCCGACGCGGCTATTCCGCCGCCGTTGCCCCGTCAGCAGCAGGTGGCCGATGCTGTGCCGCCGCCGTTGCCGCGCCCGCGCCGTGCGTTTGGTGATGCGCCGGCGACTGAGCCGAACGAGCCGGCCATTGATCTGCCG
This genomic window from Chloroflexus aurantiacus J-10-fl contains:
- a CDS encoding MGDG synthase family glycosyltransferase; its protein translation is MPRVLILHASVGTGHKRAAEALAAAFSRRQPGEVRVEDVLDHTSRLFRLAYARSYLELTDRAPLVWGYFYTQTNADPNLAEITNNIRKLVEGIGTNGLKEVLRAFQPEVIICTHFLPMELLVSYKRSARLTEPIYCVITDYAAHTFWTYTEIDGYFVGDEQTRAQLIERGVSPQQIVVSGIPIDPAFAQPNDCREARQRRELPLDGTVITLFGGGVDDEHVRLIVSGLMQSSLKATLIVVAGRNTTLVESLSDFISTPNIDLRVLGFVDYVDDLITASDLVITKAGGLIVSEVLARGTPMVIIDPILGHEEWNADYVVSTGSGIQLRMCESTPRAVVNLLNHPTMLVEMRRCAQAAAHPRAALDIAEKVIADLESHRHD
- a CDS encoding clostripain-related cysteine peptidase, which gives rise to MMRYRLLYLLIVALLLSSSSPLVVQADRRTPLPVYAGTREQAVQAAVRDQKGVSATAILEVGSIAELNGWTFGTVGVFADNELPNVYLYLAEQRTEGWAVAIEYTDLFRAALKHIPRDLLTPEQWATLDYNPATSLQSLIELQNDRSMQISLPWPVGESRYLTQGPHGAQSAALDFAGPANATVHAARGGVAYHACPGAADTHLRIDHGNGISTNYYHLDAITVGNGQAVARWEAVGRQGTKVRCQGYVTGAHFHFWITINGQNMPIDGFEFGGWHVSGNCMIRIRDATTRCASIYFTANNTITNEGAIGSGYSIGQGSGREPVFDQAYNRHGGARNLGYPAGLVVWWGNTNPVMIQEYDGGAFGPSLLVYDRNNDPDHLRGVPAYVLRGAFRQHYQSIGGPDSWLGVPTSDEYLNTEGKPQQSFRNGFLIYHGPGNIEARSWPAPQDGQWHVQFRNYVHDVWNFQMGPTWVENQSISSRSSCWVDNAPGSEPGAMRWGVWPDYFTVRWSGRFYFDEGVYRFRAAADDRVYIRVDGNLIIEDRDWGRVNEEYTADIRLSAGYHDVVVEFIEFWGQACTDFSWTKITPEPPSNLRQTGSTTNSVSIAWQDNSNNEDGFHIYWSDGSNWHRIASVGANVTSYTIPNLNCNGYFIYRITAYNGAGESPPSNQVETWSAACPTATPTPTATPRPTLTPTPTATARPTVTPTPQPTFLFMLYLNGDNNLSRYMQNAIRNLEALTLNSNVKVVALIDSNGRGDTRRLLVQKDGRYTPNVNSWSMGELNMGDAQTLQNFVQWALTTYPSQYSYLAIASHGNGIEGFSWDDSHNRDKLTPAEVRTALHNATNGGQRKIDIVHYDACSMALLEQAYDIRSYANYLIASQNLAWAVFAYNLYVPATQLSSGDATALAGLADAIAEISADTTPRTLAGRIATLYYNHRLINSKPRTVSVLDLSQVNSTRQALDTLANALRSNLSGVTTSMQNARSAVQKFDSREPLYRIDQDDEYIDLYHWADTLERYVQNATVQSAARQVKDVVKNRLVVVNYRASGVYNDIYIELDNAHGVSLYFPRRSGSNDYEQYLDHLRFQFTRDSSWDSLLADFFGVAALPPESPFNREVLPLLIPNEVVYVPLVVRGR
- a CDS encoding MGDG synthase family glycosyltransferase — its product is MNRQPIDVLFAISDTGGGHRSAAVAISAALEQMSGASITWAIEDLLQATNVPGVRSAPGLYDQLSTRWLKLYNFSFQLTNSQSTVSFLSRIVYLIARQNLNRLLTERRPRLVVVTHPLVHRLVCAARRRRQHSFRVLTVVTDLVTLHASWSYPGVDLALTPTDEAYRLMHKRGMKPSQLQRCGFPVHPKFAAEQRDAPTARRDLGLEPDRFTVLLTAGGVGSGRLGELVQTLEQQMPDKQFLVVTGKNRALYEELRSGPRLPHTHVFGFVNNMEELMAASDVVVTKAGPGTLMEALVMRKPVIVTEAVGLQEHGNIDFVLNYELGFFCPTNERIVAAISQLEDPVRYAETVERLKHAVPRDGAIQIARVIHQQLSLQPVGGS
- a CDS encoding HNH endonuclease → MNLRLVIELVPSTSWYANMRKVLPRKVWDNIRKSVYAEYGHRCGICGATGRLECHERWEYDDEKHIQTLRGFIALCPLCHRVKHIGLAGIHAAKGIVDYEKVAQHFMNVNRCDRDTFEQHKKQAFAQWRQRSRYQWQIDFGPYQSIVEGAGSSKAPRPSESM